A section of the Hemibagrus wyckioides isolate EC202008001 linkage group LG04, SWU_Hwy_1.0, whole genome shotgun sequence genome encodes:
- the ddb1 gene encoding DNA damage-binding protein 1: MSYNYVVTAQKPTAVNACITGHFTSAEDLNLLIAKNTRLEIYVVTAEGLRPVKEIGMYGKIAVMELFRPKGENKDLLFILTAKYNACILEYKQNGDSIDIITRAHGNVQDRIGRPSETGIIGIVDPECRMIGLRLYDGLFKVIPLDRENRELKAFNIRLEELQVIDVHFLYGCQAPTVCFIYQDPQGRHVKTYEVSLKEKEFSKGPWKQENVEAEASMVIPVPEPFGGAIIIGQESITYHNGDKYLAIAPPTIKQSTIVCHNRVDPNGSRYLLGDMDGRLFMLLLEKEELIDGSMVLKDLRVELLGETSIAECLTYLDNGVVFVGSRLGDSQLVKLNVDSNDQGSYVAVMETFTNLGPIVDMCVVDLERQGQGQLVTCSGAFKEGSLRIIRNGIGIHEHASIDLPGIKGLWPLRSEAGRETDDMLVLSFVGQTRVLMLSGEEVEETELPGFVDNQQTFFCGNVAHQQLIQITSGSVRLVTQDSKALISEWKEPQGRNISVAACNSTQVVLAVGRVLYYLQILSGELKQISSTEMEHEVACLDITPLGESSGESSLCAVGLWTDISARVLRLPCFSPLHKEMLGGEIIPRSILMTTFEGSHYLLCALGDGALFYFGLDLETGTLTERKKVTLGTQPTVLRTFRSLSTSNVFACSDRPTVIYSSNHKLVFSNVNLKEVNYMCPLNSEGYPDSLALANNSTLTIGTIDEIQKLHIRTVPLYESPKRICYQEVSQCFGVLSSRVEMQDVNGTTAPVRPSASTQALSSSVSSSKLFPSSTSPHETSFGEEVEVHSLLVVDQHTFEVLHAHQFLPSEYALSLVSCKLGKDPAVYFIVGTAMVYPEEAEPKQGRIIVFHYTDGKLQTVAEKEVKGAVYSIVEFNGKLLASINSTVRLYEWTAEKELRTECNHYNNIMALYLKTKGDFILVGDLMRSVLLLAYKPMEGNFEEIARDFNPNWMSAVEILDDDNFLGAENAFNLFVCQKDSAATTDEERQHLQEVGVFHLGEFVNVFCHGSLVLQNLGESSTPTQGSVLFGTVNGMIGLVTSLSEGWYSLLMDLQNRLNKVIKSVGKIEHSFWRSFNTERKTEQATGFIDGDLIESFLDLGRAKMQEVVSTLQIDDGSGMKREATVDEVIKIVEELTRIH, encoded by the exons ATGTCCTACAACTACGTGGTAACGGCGCAGAAACCCACCGCGGTCAACGCCTGCATCACTG GTCATTTCACCTCAGCGGAGGATCTTAACCTTCTCATAGCGAAGAACACACGTCTGGAGATCTATGTGGTCACGGCTGAGGGATTGCGGCCGGTCAAGGAGATCGGCATGTATGGCAAGATCGCCGTCATGGAGCTGTTCAGACCCAAA GGTGAAAATAAAGACCTTCTGTTTATTTTGACGGCCAAATACAACGCTTGCATCTTGGAGTACAAGCAGAACGGAGACAGCATTGATATTATCACTCGCGCTCATGGAAACGTACAG gATCGGATCGGACGTCCGTCAGAGACCGGGATCATCGGGATTGTGGACCCAGAATGTCGTATGATCGGTCTCCGGCTCTATGATGGTCTTTTTAAAGTCATACCGTTAGATCGGGAAAACCGTGAGCTCAAAGCCTTTAACATTCGACTGGAGGAGCTGCAGGTTATAGACGTACACTTCCTGTATGGATGCCAGGCCCCTACTGTCTGTTTTATATATCAG GACCCTCAGGGACGACACGTGAAGACGTATGAGGTGTCTCTGAAGGAGAAGGAATTCAGTAAGGGTCCTTGGAAACAGGAGAATGTCGAAGCTGAGGCCTCCATGGTCATTCCTG TTCCTGAGCCATTTGGTGGTGCTATAATCATCGGCCAGGAGTCCATCACGTATCACAATGGAGATAAATATCTTGCCATCGCACCTCCGACAATCAAG CAAAGCACGATTGTGTGTCATAACCGCGTGGACCCGAACGGCTCTCGCTACCTCCTGGGTGATATGGATGGAAGGCTGTTCATGCTTCTGCTGGAGAAAGAGGAGCTGATCGATGGATCCATGGTGCTCAAAGATCTACGGGTGGAACTGCTAGgagag ACATCTATCGCTGAGTGTCTGACCTACCTGGATAACGGAGTGGTGTTTGTCGGTTCCAGGCTTGGAGATTCTCAGCTGGTTAAA cttaatGTGGACAGTAACGATCAGGGCTCGTATGTGGCGGTTATGGAAACGTTCACTAACCTGGGACCGATTGTGGACATGTGTGTAGTGGATCTGGAGCGGCAAGGACAGGGGCAG CTGGTGACCTGCTCTGGTGCTTTTAAAGAAGGTTCTCTAAGGATCATTCGGAATGGTATAGGAATCCACGAGCACGCAAGCATTGACCTGCCTGGTATTAAAG GATTGTGGCCTCTTCGCTCAGAGGCAGGCAGAGAAACCGATGACATGCTGGTGCTTTCTTTTGTTGGTCAAACCAG AGTGTTGATGCTGAGtggagaggaggtggaggagacaGAACTTCCGGGGTTTGTTGATAACCAGCAGACGTTCTTTTGTGGAAACGTCGCCCACCAGCAGCTAATTCAG ATTACGTCCGGTTCAGTGCGACTGGTCACACAGGACAGCAAGGCATTGATTAGCGAATGGAAGGAGCCCCAGGGCAGGAACATCAGCGTGGCTGCTTGCAACTCCACTCAGGTGGTTCTAGCGGTGGGAAGAGTTCTTTACTACCTGCAGATCCTCAGTGGAGAACTAAAGCAGATAAG TTCCACAGAGATGGAGCATGAGGTGGCATGCTTGGACATCACTCCTCTCGGGGAGAGCAGCGGAGAGTCCAGCCTGTGTGCCGTGGGACTGTGGACGGACATCTCGGCCCGGGTCCTCCGCCTGCCCTGCTTCAGCCCTCTGCATAAGGAGATGCTGGGTGGAG AGATCATTCCACGTTCGATCTTGATGACCACGTTTGAGGGCAGCCATTACTTGCTGTGTGCTTTGGGAGATGGTGCTCTCTTCTACTTTGGCCTGGACTTGGAGACAG gcacgTTGACCGAGCGGAAGAAGGTAACTCTGGGAACTCAGCCCACGGTGCTCCGTACCTTTCGCTCTCTTTCCACCTCCAACGTCTTTGCGTGCTCAGACAGACCCACAGTCATCTACTCCAGCAACCACAAGCTTGTCTTCTCCAACGTCAACCTCAAAGAGGTCAACTACATGTGTCCCCTCAACTCTGAGGGCTACCCCGACAG TTTGGCTCTGGCCAATAACAGCACTCTGACCATCGGCACCATCGATGAGATCCAGAAGCTCCACATTCGCACTGTACCTCTGTATGAGTCGCCCAA gaggaTCTGTTATCAGGAGGTGTCCCAGTGTTTCGGCGTGCTCTCCAGTCGAGTGGAGATGCAGGATGTTAATGGAACCACGGCTCCCGTACGCCCCAGCGCTAGCACTCAG GCTCTATCCAGCAGCGTGAGCTCCAGTAAGCTTTTCCCGAGCAGCACCTCTCCTCATGAGACCTCCTTTGGTGAGGAGGTGGAGGTTCACAGCCTGCTCGTGGTGGATCAGCACACTTTTGAAG TGCTTCACGCACACCAGTTTCTGCCCAGTGAGTACGCTCTGAGTCTGGTGTCCTGCAAACTGGGCAAAGATCCTGCAGTCTACTTTATTGTTGGGACCGCCATGGTCTACCCTGAGGAGGCGGAGCCTAAGCAGGGTCGCATCATCGTCTTCCACTACACAGATG GTAAACTGCAGACCGTAGCTGAGAAAGAGGTGAAAGGAGCGGTTTACTCCATCGTGGAATTTAACGGAAAATTGTTGGCGAGCATCAACAGCACT gtacgCCTGTACGAGTGGACGGCCGAAAAGGAGCTGAGGACCGAGTGTAATCACTACAACAATATCATGGCTCTGTATCTGAAGACTAAAGGTGACTTCATCCTGGTGGGAGATCTGATGAGGTCCGTGCTGCTGCTGGCCTACAAACCCATGGAGGGGAACTTTGAAGAG ATTGCTCGAGACTTTAACCCGAACTGGATGAGTGCTGTGGAGATTTTGGATGACGATAATTTCCTCGGAGCAGAGAACGCATTTAACCTTTTCGTCTGCCAGAAAGACAG tgctgCCACCACTGATGAGGAGCGTCAGCATTTACAGGAAGTGGGTGTGTTCCACCTTGGTGAATTTGTGAACGTGTTCTGTCACGGTTCCCTCGTGCTGCAGAACCTCGGCGAGAGCTCCACTCCTACACAgggttctgttctgtttggaACCGTTAACGGAATGATcg ggctGGTGACGTCACTGTCCGAGGGTTGGTATAGTTTACTGATGGATTTACAGAATCGACTCAACAAGGTCATTAAGAGCGTGGGAAAGATCGAACACAGCTT CTGGAGATCGTTCAATACGGAGAGGAAGACGGAACAGGCCACGGGTTTCATCGATGGAGATCTGATTGAAAGCTTCTTAGATCTGGGACGGGCCAAAATGCAGGAAGTGGTCAGCACACTACAG attgaTGATGGCAGCGGGATGAAGCGAGAGGCCACGGTGGATGAAGTGATTAAGATAGTGGAGGAGCTGACCAGGATCCACTAA